Proteins found in one Paucidesulfovibrio longus DSM 6739 genomic segment:
- a CDS encoding DNA adenine methylase: MELFATDLERLAFLLEADAALTLDPDALGSEAAEQSAPEELPPEKRPKYITNYIGSKQKLVDWIWKHTPEGVGTVLDAFSGSAVVAYMYKTKGLQVIANDRLRYCHHAAKAIIENNSVRLSEDEIEALLADNAKAGSFVQDNFKGIFFAKGVHALIDTIRANCDKLSGFKKDIALFGLGKTCMSGKGGFGHFSSSTDYGRRQDTPDEFKDRLRKNLQRINALVFDNDKENKAHRQDINDLLPKAKADLAYFDPPYATEFSTTNYERAYHFVEGLMTYWEGLEIKADTKVKYYETDHKTVTKANASEFFQTFLGNAKHIPHWLISYRDHAYPNEQQMKRIIGSFGKQSRMKSKDHHYAITSKHGEASNAKERLFVCAPGAKASAEREEKPVPMAAAANFHTSIPVDIRLGEGERLATEAMDVGSAGDPQFSFVLCRTGTNKNGDHFTAEELSGRHMTAVNKKVDLQHSQEFNDIVGGIVAADYLEDDNGGRVECVGELYVHDTPAARLAYKLMKRGIISQVSMECDYQEGECSVCHKRFQNKADYCTHLRKFKGRDVGGQPVFEILHGVTFTGLGLLDRKGADENARILQVASLQSQPDQSQPEGDSTMEDKTKPTDEPAVEAAKKKPAQQEGDPARVTDLEKENRQLKAQVAELQKRVQELEAEQKAAACRSRAKKLLTRLEKQGLSFASDENREAELKRLAELSDEAFAATEAAYERLPKSAKADKEEKPADSDQGGKPAAKASTETPLRSDAGVRPHDVDDRKVSLEDRLRDGFMAAYRNRVGEDSPEHSQINA, translated from the coding sequence ATGGAACTGTTCGCCACAGACCTGGAAAGGCTGGCGTTTCTACTGGAGGCCGATGCGGCGCTGACTCTCGATCCCGATGCGCTCGGGTCTGAGGCCGCCGAACAGTCCGCTCCTGAAGAGCTCCCTCCCGAGAAACGCCCCAAGTACATCACCAACTACATCGGCAGTAAGCAGAAGCTCGTCGACTGGATCTGGAAGCATACCCCGGAAGGCGTTGGCACCGTGCTCGACGCCTTTTCGGGGTCTGCGGTCGTGGCCTACATGTACAAGACCAAGGGCCTCCAGGTCATCGCCAACGACCGGCTCCGCTACTGCCACCATGCCGCCAAGGCGATCATCGAGAACAACTCGGTTCGCCTGAGCGAGGACGAGATCGAGGCACTCCTGGCCGACAACGCCAAGGCGGGCAGCTTCGTTCAGGACAACTTCAAGGGCATCTTCTTCGCCAAGGGTGTCCATGCGCTGATCGACACTATCCGCGCCAACTGCGACAAGCTCTCCGGCTTCAAGAAAGACATCGCTCTGTTCGGCCTCGGCAAGACCTGCATGAGCGGCAAGGGCGGTTTCGGACACTTCTCGTCCTCCACCGACTATGGCCGCCGCCAGGACACCCCAGACGAATTCAAGGATCGTCTGCGCAAGAACCTGCAGCGCATCAACGCCCTGGTCTTCGACAACGACAAGGAGAACAAGGCCCACCGGCAGGACATCAACGACCTGCTGCCGAAAGCCAAGGCGGATCTGGCCTACTTCGATCCGCCCTACGCCACCGAGTTTTCGACTACCAACTACGAGCGGGCCTACCACTTCGTGGAAGGGCTCATGACCTATTGGGAAGGGCTCGAAATCAAGGCCGACACCAAGGTCAAGTATTACGAGACCGACCACAAGACCGTCACCAAGGCCAACGCCAGCGAGTTCTTCCAGACCTTTCTCGGCAACGCCAAGCACATCCCGCACTGGCTGATCTCCTACCGCGATCACGCCTATCCCAACGAGCAGCAGATGAAGCGGATCATCGGCTCCTTCGGCAAGCAGAGCCGGATGAAATCCAAGGATCATCACTACGCCATAACCTCCAAGCACGGCGAGGCTTCCAACGCCAAGGAGCGTCTGTTCGTCTGCGCTCCCGGAGCCAAGGCCAGCGCCGAGCGGGAGGAGAAACCCGTTCCGATGGCCGCCGCAGCGAACTTCCACACCAGCATCCCCGTGGACATCCGGCTGGGCGAAGGCGAACGTCTCGCGACCGAGGCCATGGATGTCGGCTCGGCGGGCGACCCCCAGTTCAGCTTCGTGCTCTGCCGCACCGGGACCAACAAGAACGGCGACCACTTCACCGCCGAGGAGTTGTCCGGTCGGCACATGACGGCCGTAAACAAGAAGGTCGATCTGCAGCATTCGCAGGAGTTCAACGACATCGTCGGTGGCATCGTCGCCGCCGACTACCTGGAGGACGACAACGGCGGCCGCGTGGAATGCGTCGGCGAGCTGTACGTCCACGACACCCCGGCCGCCCGGCTGGCCTACAAGCTGATGAAGCGCGGGATCATCTCCCAGGTCTCCATGGAGTGCGATTACCAGGAGGGCGAATGCTCGGTTTGCCACAAGCGCTTCCAGAACAAGGCCGACTACTGCACCCACCTGCGTAAATTCAAGGGCCGTGATGTGGGCGGCCAACCCGTTTTCGAGATTCTGCACGGCGTCACTTTCACCGGACTGGGACTGCTCGACCGCAAAGGCGCGGACGAGAACGCCAGGATTCTGCAGGTGGCGTCCCTTCAGAGCCAGCCCGACCAATCCCAACCCGAAGGAGATTCCACGATGGAAGACAAAACCAAACCTACCGATGAACCGGCCGTCGAAGCGGCCAAGAAGAAACCGGCCCAGCAGGAAGGCGATCCCGCTCGCGTTACCGACCTGGAAAAGGAAAACCGGCAGCTCAAGGCCCAGGTCGCCGAGCTGCAGAAACGCGTCCAGGAACTGGAAGCCGAACAAAAGGCGGCCGCCTGCCGCTCCCGGGCCAAGAAGCTGCTCACCCGGCTGGAGAAGCAAGGGCTCTCCTTCGCTTCCGATGAGAACCGGGAAGCCGAGCTGAAACGCCTGGCCGAACTGTCCGACGAAGCCTTCGCCGCCACCGAGGCCGCTTACGAGCGCCTGCCCAAGTCGGCCAAAGCGGACAAGGAAGAGAAACCCGCCGACAGCGACCAGGGCGGCAAGCCCGCCGCCAAGGCATCGACGGAAACCCCGCTACGCAGCGACGCCGGTGTCCGGCCCCACGATGTGGACGACCGCAAGGTGTCGCTCGAAGACCGTCTGCGCGACGGGTTCATGGCCGCTTACCGCAACCGTGTCGGCGAGGACTCTCCCGAACACTCGCAAATCAACGCATAA
- a CDS encoding HK97-fold major capsid protein yields the protein MKTNQLKIHSQEYMETMARLMSEALESPEGMRALAAAIAAPIEQEIKRKEISSLLLTKHTLPKGERPVYQKKPTVKAHWISKDGDAQEQEVGKDEVEFPTNRIHSNPMVDVSVLKNGNIGTLMDIQTSAADAIRKEMDRRTISVLSSAIPATNTIEVTGDLLTEDALNEAISIIEDLELSVKYIVMRGRRFNDMRGWNLDPQTKLELRQKGVIKNYGTGGILLTASMPLDEIIIVPDEEVGKMPVRENLKTESIDQKTRFKTGWLVWSEIGQGITRPDIMAKVKLVP from the coding sequence ATGAAAACCAATCAGTTGAAGATCCATTCCCAGGAGTACATGGAAACCATGGCGCGGCTCATGAGCGAGGCTCTCGAGTCGCCCGAAGGCATGCGGGCACTTGCCGCCGCCATCGCCGCGCCCATCGAACAGGAGATCAAGCGTAAGGAGATCTCCTCGCTCCTGCTCACCAAGCACACGCTGCCCAAGGGCGAACGTCCGGTCTATCAGAAGAAACCGACCGTCAAGGCCCACTGGATCAGCAAGGACGGCGACGCCCAGGAGCAGGAGGTGGGCAAGGACGAGGTCGAGTTCCCCACCAACCGCATCCACTCCAACCCGATGGTGGACGTTTCCGTCCTCAAGAACGGCAACATCGGCACGCTGATGGACATCCAGACCAGCGCCGCCGACGCCATCCGCAAGGAGATGGACCGCCGCACCATCTCGGTGCTCTCCTCGGCCATCCCGGCGACCAACACCATCGAGGTTACCGGCGACCTGCTCACCGAGGATGCGCTGAACGAGGCCATCTCGATCATCGAGGATCTGGAGCTGTCGGTGAAGTACATCGTCATGCGCGGCCGCCGATTCAACGACATGCGCGGCTGGAACCTCGATCCCCAGACCAAGCTCGAGCTGCGCCAGAAGGGTGTCATCAAGAACTACGGCACCGGCGGCATCCTGTTGACCGCCTCCATGCCGCTGGACGAGATCATCATCGTCCCGGATGAAGAGGTCGGAAAGATGCCGGTGCGCGAAAACCTGAAGACGGAGTCCATCGATCAGAAGACCCGCTTCAAGACCGGCTGGCTGGTGTGGTCCGAAATCGGCCAGGGCATTACCCGCCCTGACATCATGGCCAAGGTCAAACTGGTTCCGTAA
- a CDS encoding phage virion morphogenesis protein → MGVRRTGDWDKARAKLTTGMGPRLATALRQATIRNALFLVREIQRGIRSQAPGGQAFVKLAESTTLRKGSSKALIDTGFLVNAITQKIMTDKAFVGLLRGTVNKDGEDMVNIGAVMEYGATIKHPNGATIIIPARPFLHPVMDKYREQILQNYREAIRSAL, encoded by the coding sequence ATGGGCGTTAGGCGGACCGGTGACTGGGACAAGGCACGCGCCAAGCTGACCACCGGCATGGGGCCACGCCTGGCCACGGCCCTGCGTCAGGCCACGATCCGCAACGCCCTTTTTCTGGTGCGCGAGATCCAGCGGGGGATTCGCTCCCAGGCCCCGGGCGGACAGGCCTTCGTGAAACTCGCCGAGAGCACCACCCTGCGCAAAGGCTCCAGCAAGGCGCTCATCGACACCGGCTTTCTCGTCAACGCCATCACCCAGAAGATCATGACCGACAAGGCGTTCGTCGGCCTGCTGCGCGGCACCGTCAACAAGGACGGGGAAGACATGGTGAACATCGGTGCCGTCATGGAGTACGGGGCCACCATCAAACATCCGAACGGCGCGACCATCATCATCCCCGCCAGACCCTTTCTGCATCCGGTGATGGATAAGTACCGCGAGCAGATCCTCCAGAACTATCGCGAGGCGATCCGCTCCGCGCTTTGA
- a CDS encoding phage tail sheath C-terminal domain-containing protein: protein MPTYLSPGIYTRETDFSFYVKQISTSSAAMVGVAEKGPINKPVLVTSWEQFINRFGSYINESYLAYAARAFFDNGGSVLYVTRIAHLTDPTDRDTLTALKSSIVLQNREATPADALRIEAVNEGVWGDRLSVSIEDGSLDPANHFNLVVRHKGDVVEVFKDLSMDETLPNHVELAINDRSDFILVQDLASATGAPGDRPALGVFTLTGGDNGLTDLADADFIGDPSQHTGIYGFDEIDALNLLMVPGVTTVPVINAGIAYAEGRKDLLFIADTPMHLEPLEAVDFRKGQGMYSHAAFNSSYAALYYPWLEISDPVNSRKKLVPPCGAVAGCIARSDQKTNVWNAPAGIDRGRIFNTLSLAYKTSRGERDVLYPEGVNAIAVFPDTGINIWGQKTLQSQPSAVDRINVRRLMMFMEEAISESSRFVVFEPNHPQTWRALGRLINPFLQDIKDKGGLYDFAFQCDEETNTPAVIDRNEMVARVFVKPTKTAEFIELNFILTSTGADFKEII from the coding sequence ATGCCGACCTATCTATCGCCCGGGATTTACACCCGGGAAACGGACTTCAGTTTCTATGTAAAGCAGATCTCAACCTCGTCGGCCGCCATGGTCGGGGTGGCCGAGAAAGGTCCGATCAACAAGCCCGTGCTGGTGACGAGCTGGGAGCAGTTCATCAACCGTTTCGGCTCCTATATCAACGAGAGCTATCTGGCCTACGCCGCCCGGGCGTTTTTCGACAACGGCGGCTCGGTCCTCTATGTCACCCGCATCGCCCATCTCACCGATCCCACCGACCGGGACACCCTGACGGCGCTCAAATCTTCCATCGTGCTGCAGAACCGGGAGGCGACGCCCGCCGACGCCCTGCGGATCGAGGCCGTGAACGAAGGCGTCTGGGGGGACCGGCTCTCCGTCTCCATTGAGGATGGCTCGCTCGACCCGGCCAACCATTTCAACCTGGTGGTCCGGCATAAAGGCGATGTGGTCGAGGTGTTCAAGGATCTGAGCATGGACGAGACGCTGCCCAACCATGTGGAGCTGGCGATCAACGACCGTTCGGATTTCATCCTGGTCCAGGATCTGGCCTCCGCAACGGGAGCGCCCGGCGACCGTCCGGCATTGGGCGTGTTCACACTCACCGGCGGTGACAACGGGCTGACCGACCTGGCCGATGCCGATTTCATCGGCGATCCCTCGCAGCATACAGGCATCTATGGCTTTGACGAGATCGACGCCCTGAACCTGCTGATGGTCCCCGGCGTCACCACAGTGCCGGTGATCAACGCCGGAATCGCCTATGCCGAGGGGCGCAAGGATCTGCTGTTCATCGCCGACACGCCCATGCACCTGGAGCCGCTCGAAGCGGTCGACTTCCGCAAGGGACAAGGGATGTACAGCCACGCGGCCTTCAACTCCTCCTACGCGGCGCTCTACTACCCCTGGCTGGAGATCAGCGATCCGGTCAACTCGCGCAAGAAGCTGGTGCCGCCCTGCGGCGCGGTGGCGGGATGCATCGCCCGCAGCGACCAGAAGACCAACGTCTGGAACGCGCCCGCCGGTATCGACCGTGGCCGCATCTTCAACACGCTCTCCCTGGCCTACAAAACCAGCCGTGGCGAGCGCGATGTGCTCTATCCGGAAGGGGTCAACGCCATCGCCGTGTTCCCCGACACCGGCATCAACATCTGGGGCCAGAAGACGCTGCAAAGCCAGCCCTCGGCCGTGGACCGCATCAACGTGCGCCGTCTGATGATGTTCATGGAGGAAGCCATCTCGGAATCCTCCCGCTTCGTGGTGTTCGAGCCGAACCATCCCCAGACCTGGCGTGCCCTCGGCCGCCTGATCAACCCCTTCCTGCAGGACATCAAGGACAAGGGTGGCCTCTACGACTTCGCCTTTCAGTGCGACGAGGAGACCAATACCCCGGCGGTCATCGACCGCAACGAAATGGTGGCCCGCGTGTTCGTCAAGCCGACCAAGACGGCGGAGTTCATCGAGCTGAACTTCATCCTGACCAGCACCGGCGCGGACTTCAAAGAAATCATCTAA
- a CDS encoding phage tail protein — protein MPKSLYQNWQFAIEVNGFDVALFHKGQEPKTEFEEVAFAPAGSMFDQKVAGRVKFEDITLEKGTLQDGSDEAAREWIKKQVDVNAVTGGLPADYMRDIDVVRYDRTGNETRRWTLHGAWVKALEYDELEGGNTENTIEKLTICFQYWT, from the coding sequence ATGCCCAAAAGCCTTTACCAGAACTGGCAATTCGCCATCGAGGTAAACGGCTTCGACGTGGCCCTGTTCCACAAGGGACAGGAGCCAAAAACAGAATTCGAGGAAGTGGCCTTTGCCCCGGCTGGATCGATGTTCGACCAGAAGGTGGCGGGGCGGGTCAAGTTCGAGGACATCACCCTCGAGAAAGGCACCCTGCAGGACGGCTCCGACGAGGCGGCACGCGAATGGATCAAGAAACAGGTGGACGTGAACGCCGTCACCGGCGGCCTTCCGGCCGACTACATGCGCGACATCGACGTTGTCCGCTACGACCGCACCGGCAACGAGACCCGCCGCTGGACCCTGCACGGGGCCTGGGTGAAGGCGCTCGAATACGACGAGCTCGAAGGCGGCAACACCGAGAACACCATCGAGAAGCTCACCATCTGCTTCCAATACTGGACCTAA
- a CDS encoding T4 family baseplate hub assembly chaperone, whose amino-acid sequence MYSFELPSGTELELREMTGAEEELLTNQRLIRSGDAINQVLRNCFVRLGEKTDPDLSEVMNLLSGDRLFALVRLRQISLGDEVELELSCPNSACRMTNFVTVNLEDLKVTPYGEEREFTFKLPGSKKTVRFGYLDGHKEKRLASLREPNITSAMLIRLLDIDGKAPSKKSLAEMSMRDRNALRQEMSRVDAGIDTSVETECDGCSTKIRTRLEAEPAFLFPGVRL is encoded by the coding sequence ATGTACAGCTTTGAACTGCCAAGCGGCACTGAACTCGAGCTTCGGGAAATGACCGGGGCCGAGGAAGAACTGCTCACCAACCAGCGCCTGATCCGCTCCGGAGACGCGATCAACCAGGTGCTCCGCAACTGTTTTGTCCGGCTGGGCGAGAAGACCGACCCCGATCTTTCCGAGGTGATGAATCTGCTCTCGGGTGACCGGTTGTTCGCCCTGGTCCGCCTGCGCCAGATTTCCCTCGGTGACGAGGTTGAACTGGAGCTGAGCTGCCCGAACAGCGCCTGCCGCATGACCAATTTCGTGACCGTCAATCTCGAGGATCTCAAGGTTACCCCCTACGGCGAGGAGCGCGAGTTCACCTTCAAGCTGCCCGGCTCGAAAAAAACCGTGCGCTTCGGATATCTCGACGGCCACAAGGAAAAGCGTTTGGCCAGCCTGCGCGAGCCCAACATCACCTCGGCCATGCTCATCCGCCTCCTCGACATCGACGGCAAAGCTCCCTCCAAGAAGAGCCTGGCGGAAATGTCGATGCGCGACCGCAACGCGCTGCGGCAGGAGATGTCGCGGGTCGACGCGGGAATCGACACCTCGGTCGAGACCGAATGCGATGGCTGCAGCACCAAAATCCGTACCCGTCTGGAGGCAGAACCGGCTTTTTTGTTCCCCGGAGTTCGCTTGTAA
- a CDS encoding DUF7768 domain-containing protein: MKRIFVCSPFAGDIARNVKVAEALCRRVMRNGHAPFAPHLLYPTFTDDSVPEQRETGIACGLAYMECCDEVWAFTGNGISSGMRLELDRAGQLGKPIIEIA; the protein is encoded by the coding sequence ATGAAACGCATCTTTGTCTGCAGCCCGTTCGCGGGTGACATAGCCCGAAACGTGAAGGTCGCCGAGGCGCTTTGCCGACGGGTCATGAGAAACGGTCACGCGCCGTTCGCGCCGCACCTGTTGTATCCAACCTTCACCGATGACAGCGTTCCCGAGCAGCGGGAGACTGGCATCGCCTGCGGCCTGGCCTACATGGAATGTTGCGACGAGGTGTGGGCGTTCACCGGCAACGGCATTTCCAGCGGCATGCGGCTGGAACTCGACCGGGCCGGACAACTGGGCAAGCCGATCATCGAGATCGCCTAG
- a CDS encoding CIS tube protein: MAWDQQPIKGYLVDADTGERLEFQYNPNSISDEKSTDYATIKIPGMSHPRYQYVAGEPRRIAFKVELFKGPVKQKVDWLRSLQYPEHAGTMLKNAPHRVLLIFGDLYPGVTCIVRQVKARFFGLFDRDNLLPQRAEVDIVLEEYVDRSINWSEVRS, translated from the coding sequence ATGGCCTGGGATCAACAGCCCATCAAGGGATATCTGGTGGACGCCGACACGGGGGAGCGGCTCGAATTCCAGTACAACCCCAACTCCATCAGCGACGAGAAGTCGACCGACTACGCGACGATCAAAATCCCCGGCATGAGCCATCCGCGCTACCAGTACGTCGCCGGGGAACCGCGCCGGATCGCCTTCAAGGTCGAGCTGTTCAAGGGGCCGGTGAAGCAGAAGGTCGACTGGCTCCGCTCGCTGCAATATCCGGAACACGCCGGAACCATGCTCAAGAACGCGCCGCATCGTGTGCTACTGATTTTCGGCGATCTCTACCCGGGCGTGACCTGCATCGTCCGGCAGGTGAAGGCGCGTTTCTTCGGCCTGTTCGACCGGGACAATCTGCTGCCGCAACGGGCCGAGGTGGACATCGTCCTCGAGGAATATGTGGACCGTTCCATCAACTGGTCGGAGGTGCGCTCATGA
- a CDS encoding LysM peptidoglycan-binding domain-containing protein produces the protein MIGRDSRYARCVLYRDSDGTSLGMRQRIDTTPRHDDRLHTVVEGDRLDLLAHRYLGDARLWWIICDYNDLFFPLALEPGLALRIPSREHVQMRLLD, from the coding sequence ATGATCGGCCGCGATTCCCGATACGCCCGCTGCGTTCTCTACCGGGACAGCGACGGCACCTCCCTCGGCATGCGCCAGCGCATCGACACCACCCCCAGACACGACGACCGCCTGCACACCGTGGTCGAGGGCGACCGCCTGGATCTGCTCGCGCACCGCTATCTGGGTGACGCCCGGCTCTGGTGGATCATCTGCGACTACAACGACCTCTTTTTCCCGTTGGCGCTCGAGCCGGGTCTGGCGCTGCGCATTCCCTCCCGCGAACACGTCCAGATGCGCCTGCTCGACTGA
- a CDS encoding phage late control D family protein gives MDLDTFKPTFLIQIEGQDLSKDITQEITSFVFTDNEEELDVLELSVTDRNLQFVDDPLFQEGNEIVARFGYVGNLSPRKKAVIKDIDYDFPENGDPTIRIKAYDKGFKLAGKENQKVWQKPAPGILYSEIAEQVAAANGLTPVVTATKGTHLRVTQSNISDAQFLKELAEKARDRDGDGVSGYVFYIQDDELHFHPRELDQTPLLTLEYFTDTKGLLRSFRPSTQSQGAKGAGVETKTVGVDPRKKDVVEHKANNATTPERTALGKQTYLVDGNTGEGSFKEQETGQIVPCFDRSEGFHEEPRQEPAQDSAEGKFREAELRQVEADAATIGIPQLRAKKNVEIKGVGQKFSGIYYCHSVRHSISSAGYLCELKLKKNALGKGAGDKSAESQGKPNDKEAPPTPQNEPPAMVTIDADSGAVTQGGGNG, from the coding sequence ATGGATCTGGATACCTTCAAGCCGACATTTCTGATTCAGATCGAGGGGCAAGACCTCTCGAAGGACATCACCCAGGAGATCACCTCGTTCGTTTTCACCGACAACGAGGAGGAGTTGGATGTCCTCGAACTGTCGGTGACCGACCGCAACCTGCAGTTCGTCGACGATCCGCTGTTCCAGGAAGGCAACGAGATCGTGGCCCGCTTCGGCTACGTGGGGAACCTCTCTCCGCGCAAGAAAGCGGTCATCAAGGACATCGATTACGACTTCCCGGAAAACGGCGATCCGACCATCCGCATCAAGGCCTACGACAAGGGCTTCAAACTCGCGGGCAAGGAAAACCAGAAGGTCTGGCAAAAACCTGCTCCCGGCATCCTCTATTCGGAAATCGCCGAACAAGTCGCCGCCGCCAACGGCCTCACGCCGGTGGTCACGGCCACCAAGGGGACCCATCTCCGCGTCACCCAGAGCAACATCTCGGACGCCCAGTTCCTCAAGGAGCTGGCGGAAAAGGCCCGCGACCGCGATGGCGACGGCGTCAGCGGCTATGTCTTCTACATCCAGGACGACGAACTCCATTTCCATCCCCGCGAACTCGACCAAACGCCGCTGCTGACCCTCGAATATTTCACCGACACCAAGGGCCTGCTGCGCTCGTTCCGCCCCAGCACCCAATCCCAGGGAGCCAAGGGCGCGGGTGTCGAGACCAAGACGGTCGGCGTCGACCCGCGCAAGAAGGACGTAGTCGAGCACAAGGCCAACAACGCCACCACGCCCGAGCGGACGGCCCTGGGCAAGCAGACCTATCTGGTCGACGGCAACACCGGCGAAGGCAGCTTCAAGGAACAGGAGACGGGGCAGATCGTGCCCTGCTTCGACCGTTCCGAAGGCTTTCACGAAGAGCCGCGCCAGGAGCCCGCCCAGGACAGCGCCGAAGGCAAGTTCCGCGAGGCCGAGCTGCGCCAGGTCGAGGCGGACGCCGCCACCATTGGCATTCCCCAGCTACGCGCCAAGAAAAACGTCGAGATCAAGGGCGTGGGCCAGAAGTTTTCCGGCATCTACTACTGCCACTCGGTGCGCCACAGCATCAGCAGCGCAGGCTATCTCTGCGAACTCAAACTCAAGAAGAACGCCCTCGGCAAGGGCGCGGGCGACAAGTCCGCCGAGTCCCAGGGCAAACCCAACGACAAGGAGGCCCCGCCCACGCCGCAAAACGAGCCGCCAGCCATGGTGACCATCGACGCGGATTCCGGCGCGGTCACACAAGGAGGCGGCAATGGGTGA
- a CDS encoding YcbK family protein, whose translation MGDLSKNFNRSEFACKGTNCCGHSAAVHPDLVDALQTLRDRIGKPLSITSGFRCNRHNKAVGGAEQSFHTLGMAADVSCPAGVSPEELAVIAEEIPLFCEGGIGVYASWVHLDVRQSGKARWRS comes from the coding sequence ATGGGTGATCTCAGCAAGAATTTCAACCGTTCGGAATTCGCCTGCAAGGGCACGAACTGCTGCGGCCATTCGGCTGCGGTCCATCCCGACCTGGTCGACGCCCTGCAGACGCTGCGCGACCGCATCGGCAAACCGCTGTCCATCACCAGCGGCTTCCGCTGCAACAGGCACAACAAGGCGGTGGGCGGCGCGGAGCAGAGTTTCCACACGTTGGGCATGGCGGCCGACGTGAGCTGTCCCGCAGGCGTTTCACCCGAGGAACTGGCGGTCATCGCCGAGGAGATTCCGCTCTTTTGCGAGGGCGGCATCGGCGTCTATGCCTCCTGGGTCCATCTCGACGTGCGCCAGTCGGGCAAGGCGAGGTGGCGGTCATGA
- a CDS encoding DUF1353 domain-containing protein: MSAENKTLFSGTALGLSGPLRVEILPNGMTARLTQPFRVRTGAGRIIEVPAGFETDFASVPRLFWRVVPPWGRYSPAAVVHDYLYHTGKVSRLAADRVFLELMAALGVPLWKRQIMYWAVRLGGWLAWNASRKREAEHA; this comes from the coding sequence ATGAGCGCCGAAAACAAGACCCTGTTTTCGGGCACCGCGCTGGGTCTCTCGGGGCCGCTTCGGGTGGAGATCCTTCCCAATGGAATGACCGCCAGGCTGACCCAGCCGTTCCGTGTCCGTACCGGCGCTGGCCGCATCATCGAAGTGCCAGCCGGGTTCGAGACCGACTTCGCCTCGGTGCCGCGCCTGTTCTGGCGCGTGGTGCCGCCCTGGGGGAGATATTCCCCGGCTGCTGTCGTTCACGACTACCTCTACCACACCGGCAAGGTCTCGCGGCTTGCGGCCGACCGCGTCTTTCTCGAACTGATGGCGGCCCTGGGCGTGCCTCTATGGAAACGCCAGATCATGTATTGGGCGGTTCGCCTGGGCGGCTGGCTGGCCTGGAACGCCAGTCGAAAGCGGGAGGCAGAGCATGCTTGA